A genomic window from Paucibacter sp. KCTC 42545 includes:
- a CDS encoding lytic transglycosylase domain-containing protein — protein MKARSLLLSSIMLLLGVAAPVQAELWGFVDGKGVAHLASKPLNGSYSLVLAGAGKPAGAEAGNGRVPGKSDGSQGLLTWLEIAPEVKSVQPFLREAAAAHGVDMELLKAIIAVESGYKRDALSPRGAVGLMQITSIAASRYASAGLVANANANLQQLLFDPRTNVMTGARMLADLIKRFGRIDAALAAWNAGEGAVRRAGGRVPPIAETQAHVHLVLELYWALLQSRLPAQAQHLKIHSS, from the coding sequence GTGAAAGCGCGCTCGCTGCTCCTGTCCAGCATCATGCTGCTGCTTGGTGTTGCTGCGCCCGTGCAGGCCGAGCTGTGGGGCTTTGTCGACGGCAAGGGCGTTGCCCATCTGGCCAGCAAGCCTTTGAACGGCAGCTATTCCCTGGTGCTGGCCGGGGCCGGCAAGCCCGCTGGCGCGGAAGCAGGAAATGGCCGCGTGCCGGGCAAGAGCGACGGCAGCCAGGGCCTGCTGACCTGGCTGGAGATTGCGCCCGAGGTGAAGTCGGTGCAGCCTTTTTTGCGCGAGGCCGCCGCGGCCCATGGCGTGGACATGGAGCTGCTCAAGGCCATCATCGCGGTGGAATCGGGCTATAAGCGCGATGCCCTGTCGCCACGAGGCGCTGTGGGGCTGATGCAGATCACCAGCATCGCCGCCAGCCGCTACGCCAGCGCCGGCTTGGTGGCCAACGCCAATGCCAATTTGCAGCAATTGCTGTTTGACCCGCGCACCAATGTCATGACCGGTGCGCGCATGTTGGCGGATTTGATCAAACGTTTTGGCCGCATCGATGCGGCCTTGGCGGCCTGGAATGCTGGCGAGGGCGCGGTGCGCCGCGCCGGCGGGCGCGTGCCGCCCATCGCTGAAACCCAGGCCCATGTCCATTTGGTGCTAGAGCTTTACTGGGCCCTGCTGCAAAGCCGGCTGCCGGCCCAGGCTCAGCACTTGAAGATTCACTCATCCTGA
- a CDS encoding GNAT family N-acetyltransferase, whose translation MSPPTPRIHLRPTMLSDLDFVVSVEQDAANVPFITPWERTQHEGALRFPDSRHFIVEMGPEAKRGGYVIFQGCRNPHRSVELKRIVLLPKGQGQGLGRAAMRLLKKMAFTQLHAHRFWLDVKALNQRALRLYASEGFVEEGRLRESVKLSGQGADGYDSLIVMSMLDREYQARVALGQEAG comes from the coding sequence ATGAGCCCGCCCACGCCCCGCATCCATCTGCGCCCCACCATGCTGTCCGATCTGGACTTCGTGGTGTCGGTGGAGCAGGACGCGGCCAATGTGCCCTTCATCACGCCCTGGGAGCGCACCCAGCATGAGGGGGCGCTGCGCTTCCCGGATTCACGCCACTTCATCGTCGAGATGGGGCCTGAGGCCAAGCGCGGCGGCTATGTGATTTTTCAGGGCTGCCGCAACCCGCATCGCTCGGTGGAGCTCAAACGCATCGTCTTGCTGCCCAAAGGCCAGGGCCAAGGCCTGGGCCGGGCGGCGATGCGCTTGCTCAAGAAAATGGCCTTCACGCAGTTGCACGCGCACCGCTTCTGGCTCGATGTGAAGGCGCTGAATCAGCGCGCGTTGCGCCTGTATGCCAGCGAAGGCTTTGTCGAGGAAGGGCGTTTGCGCGAGAGCGTCAAGCTCAGCGGCCAGGGTGCCGACGGCTATGACAGCCTGATCGTCATGTCCATGCTGGACCGCGAATACCAAGCGCGCGTGGCGCTGGGGCAGGAGGCTGGGTGA